A section of the Spirosoma pollinicola genome encodes:
- a CDS encoding ABC transporter permease, whose amino-acid sequence MAKSPPTPLPPAWADQLLGVFCPSELQEELLGDLYEQFEQQVTQLGESTARRLYVWEVIRFCRPYLISRQLRALTANLTFNSSISFLPANMLRNYLKIALRSLAKNQVYSFINISGLAVGMAIAMLIGLWVWDELSFDRYYQNYDRIVQVAQHGTVNGETWTETNLPYPLATELKTNYPTDFKRVLKAWQIQDHIVAVGNDKLSLTGEFIESEAPEMLTLHMLKGTRAGLREPGSVLLSASAAKALFGDTDPMNKVVKINNAMDTRVTGVYQDLPHNTAFHEVKFFAPWDLYVSANPYIKEQGWVNNFMHVYAELQPNVDVDNVSTKIKDIHLKNLVGNTGQLAFNFQIFLHPMSKWHLHSGFDKQGNNTGGLIQYVWLFSLIGVFVLLLACINFMNLSTARSEKRAKEVGIRKAVGSMRGQLISQFFSESFLVVGLAFVLTIGLVAVSINWFNEVADKEMAILWTNPYFWLFSLGFILLTGLLAGSYPALYLSRFQPIKVLKGTFQVGRFASIPRKVLVVVQFTVSITLIIGTILVYRQIQYAKNRPVGYTREGLIDVRMSADDFYTKFDVLRQELMNTGVVYETAQSASRATELWSNNIGFDWKGKDPSVQADFGTLTVSPEYGKTVGWQFMAGRDFSRDFSSDSSAYVVNEATVRFMGLKNPVGQTIRRDGKPFQIIGVIKDMVMGSPFEPAYPTIFFLRGPLNWINIKIKPDVSAADALPKIEAVFKKVVPSAGFDYDFVDQEYGAKFADEDRISSLASFFAILAIFISCLGLFGLASYVAEQRTKEIGIRKVLGASVTNLWAMLSKDFVALVLIAFGIATPVSYYFLSNWLAAYTYRTDLSWWIFAASGAGALVVTLLTVSFQSIKAALLNPVKSLRSE is encoded by the coding sequence ATGGCAAAATCTCCCCCTACCCCGTTGCCGCCAGCCTGGGCCGATCAGTTATTAGGGGTCTTCTGTCCATCTGAGCTACAAGAAGAACTACTTGGAGACCTATATGAACAATTTGAGCAGCAAGTGACCCAGCTAGGCGAATCGACGGCTCGGCGGTTATACGTCTGGGAAGTCATTCGATTTTGTCGGCCTTACCTGATTAGCCGCCAACTCCGAGCACTGACGGCGAACTTAACCTTCAATTCATCTATATCTTTTCTACCTGCTAACATGTTACGGAACTATCTGAAAATCGCCTTGAGAAGCCTGGCTAAAAACCAGGTGTACTCGTTTATCAATATTTCGGGACTTGCTGTTGGCATGGCTATAGCGATGTTGATTGGTCTTTGGGTGTGGGACGAACTCTCATTTGACCGCTATTACCAGAACTACGACCGCATTGTACAGGTGGCGCAACATGGAACCGTTAATGGAGAAACCTGGACGGAAACCAATTTGCCTTATCCACTGGCTACCGAGTTAAAAACTAATTATCCTACTGATTTCAAACGGGTGCTGAAAGCATGGCAAATTCAGGATCATATTGTAGCCGTGGGCAATGATAAGCTTTCGTTAACCGGCGAGTTCATCGAATCCGAAGCGCCCGAGATGCTTACCCTGCACATGCTCAAAGGAACACGGGCGGGCCTGCGGGAACCCGGTTCGGTGTTGCTTTCTGCTTCCGCAGCAAAAGCACTCTTTGGTGACACCGATCCAATGAACAAAGTGGTGAAGATTAACAACGCTATGGACACTAGGGTCACCGGCGTTTACCAGGATCTACCCCATAACACAGCGTTCCACGAGGTGAAATTCTTTGCCCCCTGGGACTTATATGTGTCAGCAAATCCCTATATCAAAGAGCAGGGCTGGGTAAACAATTTCATGCACGTGTACGCTGAGCTTCAGCCCAATGTAGATGTTGATAACGTATCGACCAAGATTAAAGACATCCACCTTAAAAACCTGGTTGGCAATACGGGGCAGTTAGCCTTCAACTTTCAGATCTTTCTGCATCCCATGAGTAAGTGGCATCTGCACTCGGGGTTTGATAAACAAGGCAACAACACGGGCGGTCTGATTCAATATGTCTGGTTGTTTAGCCTCATCGGGGTGTTTGTGCTGCTCTTGGCGTGCATTAATTTCATGAATCTAAGCACGGCCCGCTCCGAAAAACGCGCTAAAGAAGTGGGTATTCGCAAAGCTGTCGGGTCTATGCGTGGTCAGTTGATTAGTCAATTCTTCAGTGAGTCGTTCCTGGTTGTTGGGCTGGCTTTCGTACTAACCATTGGGTTGGTTGCGGTTTCCATCAACTGGTTTAATGAGGTAGCCGACAAGGAAATGGCTATCCTGTGGACCAATCCTTACTTTTGGCTATTTAGTTTAGGCTTCATTCTACTTACAGGTTTACTGGCGGGTAGTTATCCAGCTCTGTACTTGTCGAGGTTCCAGCCCATCAAAGTGTTGAAAGGCACATTTCAGGTGGGCCGTTTCGCGAGCATTCCCCGTAAAGTCCTAGTGGTTGTTCAGTTTACTGTATCCATAACGCTCATCATCGGCACCATCCTTGTTTATCGCCAGATTCAATACGCTAAAAACCGCCCCGTCGGCTATACCCGTGAAGGCTTGATCGATGTGCGCATGAGCGCGGATGATTTTTATACCAAGTTTGATGTACTTAGGCAGGAGTTGATGAATACGGGAGTCGTCTACGAAACAGCCCAGTCGGCCAGCCGAGCGACGGAGCTGTGGTCGAATAATATTGGTTTTGATTGGAAAGGTAAGGACCCGTCTGTGCAAGCTGACTTTGGCACTTTAACCGTTTCGCCCGAATACGGCAAAACGGTCGGCTGGCAGTTTATGGCAGGCCGAGATTTCTCGCGTGATTTTTCCTCAGATTCATCCGCCTACGTCGTTAACGAAGCGACTGTTCGGTTTATGGGTCTAAAAAATCCAGTGGGTCAAACCATCCGGCGTGATGGGAAGCCATTCCAGATCATCGGTGTGATTAAAGACATGGTGATGGGCTCACCCTTTGAACCGGCCTATCCAACCATCTTTTTCCTTCGAGGACCACTTAATTGGATTAACATCAAGATTAAACCGGATGTATCAGCTGCCGACGCTTTGCCTAAAATTGAAGCGGTATTTAAGAAGGTGGTACCTTCAGCTGGCTTCGACTACGATTTTGTTGATCAAGAGTATGGGGCCAAGTTTGCAGATGAAGACCGTATTAGTTCACTCGCCAGTTTCTTTGCGATTCTCGCCATTTTCATCAGCTGCCTGGGCTTGTTTGGGCTGGCTTCCTACGTAGCTGAGCAACGGACCAAGGAAATTGGGATTCGCAAAGTGCTGGGTGCCTCCGTAACTAACTTATGGGCCATGCTCTCCAAAGACTTTGTGGCACTGGTCCTTATTGCTTTCGGTATCGCTACGCCCGTTTCGTATTATTTTCTGAGTAACTGGCTGGCTGCCTATACCTATCGAACCGATTTATCATGGTGGATTTTTGCGGCTTCGGGAGCGGGTGCGCTGGTGGTAACCCTCCTAACGGTAAGTTTTCAAAGTATCAAAGCCGCTTTACTAAATCCAGTGAAAAGTTTGCGAAGCGAGTAA
- a CDS encoding CPBP family intramembrane glutamic endopeptidase → MIQFLGFPDKINDLLFYDYGNGLLGLLPLSLAMGLIGKYLLNLDYQEQWSGTTTFKLVSLKYGLISGLLLAAVPLLLMATSGHKFSYKIDVYRYSVNGVTNLYEELICRGLLLACCVKYWTKLWAVVWTSMVFGLAHGVTEKSIGIALGAGLMAWAVLKAKSLWAGWTSHQLTDTLVDTFLP, encoded by the coding sequence GTGATCCAGTTCTTGGGCTTTCCGGATAAAATAAATGATTTACTCTTTTATGATTATGGCAATGGGCTTTTGGGGCTACTCCCCTTATCGCTTGCTATGGGGTTGATTGGCAAGTATCTACTAAACTTAGACTACCAGGAGCAGTGGAGTGGGACAACTACATTCAAGTTGGTTTCGTTAAAATATGGACTCATTAGTGGCCTACTACTGGCCGCTGTCCCCTTACTACTTATGGCAACGAGTGGCCACAAATTCTCCTATAAAATAGACGTCTATCGATACAGCGTAAATGGTGTCACGAACCTATATGAAGAACTCATTTGTCGGGGTTTGCTGCTGGCTTGTTGTGTTAAGTATTGGACTAAACTGTGGGCCGTTGTGTGGACGTCGATGGTGTTCGGCTTGGCTCATGGAGTAACGGAAAAGAGTATAGGTATTGCTTTGGGAGCTGGCTTGATGGCTTGGGCCGTCTTAAAGGCAAAAAGTTTGTGGGCCGGTTGGACAAGCCATCAACTGACCGATACGCTAGTCGATACGTTTTTACCCTAA
- a CDS encoding sensor histidine kinase: MKLPLVQLPFLTGAARRLLAHAIVILALYILVSADGLTASLIYRYGDTGQWFMNGQFLLQLGIYYGWGYWLFPRFLYRFRPLPLLALILLTYTGVYLANYAGFSWLHQTVGFPDHGLLSVPRAKSWSNLSLMWHRMEQHGPLGLFTNVSLFGWNFLLSFTYPALLLAFKALYDNMASQISNAQLKQQNMQLELGYLKSQINPHFLFNVLNSVYALTEEDCPPAAQLVHQLSGLMQYTLYETAEPTVPLQKELQFIRDYIALEKTRTGKRVDLQVCLPETVNDSVHIVPFLLIPFVENAFKHGVQRSARKSWIKLAVVVDKAGLQLTISNSKPVTPEAGIGGLGLVNVRKRLALLYPGHVLQVVNEPDCYQVDLALPFDAVR; encoded by the coding sequence ATGAAGTTGCCCCTGGTTCAATTACCCTTTCTCACCGGCGCAGCCCGTCGGCTACTGGCGCATGCCATTGTTATTCTTGCCTTATATATATTGGTGAGCGCTGATGGACTAACGGCCAGTTTGATTTACCGCTACGGTGATACCGGGCAGTGGTTCATGAACGGGCAGTTTCTGTTGCAACTGGGGATATACTATGGCTGGGGCTACTGGCTTTTTCCCCGTTTTTTGTATCGATTCAGGCCGCTTCCCCTGCTGGCTCTTATTCTCCTGACGTACACGGGCGTTTATCTGGCCAACTACGCGGGCTTCAGCTGGCTTCATCAGACCGTCGGCTTTCCCGATCATGGCCTGTTGTCGGTACCCCGCGCCAAATCCTGGTCGAATCTTTCGCTTATGTGGCACCGCATGGAGCAGCATGGACCGCTGGGCCTTTTTACCAACGTTTCCTTATTCGGCTGGAATTTTCTGCTGTCGTTCACCTATCCAGCGCTGCTCCTGGCCTTTAAAGCGCTATACGACAACATGGCCTCCCAGATCAGCAACGCTCAGCTTAAACAGCAAAATATGCAGCTAGAACTGGGCTATCTGAAAAGCCAGATTAACCCGCATTTTTTGTTTAACGTGCTGAACAGCGTGTACGCCCTGACGGAAGAGGATTGCCCACCAGCGGCCCAACTCGTCCATCAGTTGTCCGGCCTGATGCAGTATACCCTGTACGAAACCGCCGAGCCTACCGTCCCGCTGCAAAAGGAACTTCAGTTTATCCGGGATTATATCGCCCTGGAAAAGACCCGGACGGGCAAACGCGTTGATCTTCAGGTATGCCTTCCCGAAACCGTCAACGACAGCGTTCACATTGTTCCTTTTCTGCTGATTCCTTTTGTGGAGAACGCCTTCAAGCACGGGGTTCAACGGAGTGCGCGTAAATCCTGGATCAAGCTAGCGGTCGTGGTCGATAAAGCGGGTCTACAGTTAACCATCAGTAACAGCAAACCCGTTACGCCAGAAGCCGGCATCGGCGGGTTAGGGCTGGTTAACGTCCGGAAGCGGTTGGCTTTGTTGTACCCGGGTCATGTTCTTCAGGTAGTGAACGAGCCGGACTGCTACCAAGTCGATCTGGCTCTCCCGTTTGACGCCGTTAGGTAA
- a CDS encoding outer membrane beta-barrel protein, with product MNARLAFFFLLFSLPALAQHQLTGRVTDTTNQPMLYASVALLRSADSSIVKGAITGEDGRFVMDKLASGTYRTRISAVGYSDRYSSVITLTAETPTVDLGVLTVDASTKNLTEVTVKAQPSLVSQQADRLVLNVEGSVITRGNKAEDLLRYIPRVRYDGGTISVGNKSNVLLLVDGRQMGQGSLASFLQSFSAEDILRIEVITNPSARYDATVDGVINIITKKSREQGINGRSTLTYSQGQYSRSSANGSLTYRQGKWTMFGSLNATLPSTSYSTQDLNRTFPGATQQNRLLTLNTYRSLATNLSLDYTFDPQHVLSLRLNGNWRRDNKNTDTRTRSMVAPLADSTIRTENRGLEQAGVYDMNLSYKATFGPNKNKELTVFVTESMVDKDASQFIAYQRIGADEVANGPVTRLRILNPNQQRNLIGQLDYGTPVLGSKWRLNVGTKYVFIRNNNTLQQDNFVNGQYQFDPTFSQSGLYQEHIYAAYSNLSHSFGKGWSWQGGLRVERTEQHLTQSALARSYAGLFPSMGLNRNLPNGRSCGVTFSRKVSRPSLGSLVPYRNLIDPYTIIEGNPLIRPSFAHTFDAFYSLGSLNLFANYSYIRDQMTTVLRADPATLVYTQVMDNLRNGNDFYVGATYAKNVTKSWQTNTTLMGMGNYTSSPVNELNRYQSTGLWVMATSSNIISLPRDWKYELTAHYMSPARSGLFTQKGFGGVSMSVTKSLLAKQANLRIDVSDVFRTMTSRLESAYGQVNFTMRSYNDSQRVKVSFSYNFGKKTVKAARQGTLGNDDEKSRMR from the coding sequence ATGAACGCCCGTCTTGCCTTCTTTTTTCTCCTCTTCTCACTACCCGCGTTAGCCCAGCACCAGCTAACCGGCCGAGTTACCGATACCACCAATCAACCCATGCTGTACGCCAGCGTAGCCTTGCTGCGATCGGCTGACTCGTCAATCGTTAAAGGAGCAATCACCGGCGAGGACGGGCGTTTTGTGATGGACAAACTCGCGTCGGGGACCTACCGCACCCGGATCAGCGCGGTTGGCTACAGTGACCGCTACTCGTCCGTGATCACCTTAACAGCCGAGACGCCAACCGTTGATCTGGGTGTGTTGACCGTAGACGCCAGTACCAAAAACTTAACCGAAGTCACCGTAAAAGCGCAGCCATCACTGGTTAGCCAGCAGGCCGACCGGCTTGTCCTCAACGTAGAAGGCAGCGTTATTACGCGGGGCAATAAGGCGGAAGATCTGCTCCGCTACATCCCCCGCGTTCGCTACGACGGCGGAACAATCAGCGTGGGCAACAAATCCAACGTCCTTTTGCTGGTCGATGGGCGGCAGATGGGGCAGGGCAGTCTGGCCAGCTTTCTACAATCGTTCTCGGCGGAAGATATCCTCCGGATCGAAGTCATCACCAATCCATCAGCCCGCTACGACGCCACCGTGGACGGGGTGATCAATATCATCACCAAAAAGAGCCGGGAGCAGGGCATCAATGGCCGCTCGACGCTAACGTACTCGCAGGGCCAATATAGCCGTTCGTCGGCCAACGGATCGCTGACGTATCGGCAGGGTAAATGGACCATGTTCGGTAGCTTGAATGCCACCCTTCCTTCCACGTCATATTCGACACAGGATCTGAACCGGACCTTTCCCGGTGCTACGCAGCAAAACCGGTTGCTTACCCTGAATACGTACCGATCACTGGCGACCAACCTGAGTCTGGATTACACCTTCGATCCCCAGCACGTACTGAGCCTGCGCCTGAACGGCAACTGGCGCCGGGATAACAAAAATACGGACACCCGGACCCGATCGATGGTTGCACCATTGGCTGACTCGACCATCCGCACCGAGAACCGGGGGCTGGAACAGGCTGGCGTGTACGACATGAACCTAAGCTACAAAGCGACGTTCGGCCCGAATAAGAACAAAGAACTGACCGTTTTCGTAACCGAGTCGATGGTCGATAAAGACGCGTCTCAATTTATTGCCTATCAGCGAATTGGAGCGGATGAGGTAGCGAACGGCCCGGTGACAAGGCTCCGTATTCTGAACCCGAATCAGCAGCGAAACCTGATTGGTCAGCTGGATTATGGTACTCCCGTACTGGGCAGCAAGTGGCGATTAAACGTGGGCACGAAATATGTGTTCATCCGTAATAATAACACGCTTCAGCAGGACAATTTTGTAAACGGTCAGTACCAGTTCGATCCGACGTTTAGCCAGTCGGGGCTCTACCAGGAGCATATCTATGCCGCTTACTCGAATCTGAGCCACTCGTTTGGTAAAGGCTGGTCGTGGCAGGGTGGCCTACGCGTGGAGCGTACCGAGCAGCACCTGACTCAATCGGCGCTAGCCCGTAGTTACGCCGGACTCTTCCCGAGTATGGGGCTGAACCGGAACCTGCCGAACGGACGCTCGTGTGGTGTTACATTCAGCCGGAAAGTAAGCCGTCCCAGCCTGGGCAGCCTGGTTCCCTACCGCAACCTGATCGACCCCTACACGATCATCGAAGGAAACCCGTTGATTCGCCCGTCTTTTGCCCACACGTTTGATGCGTTTTACTCACTGGGCAGCCTGAATCTGTTCGCCAACTATTCCTACATCCGCGATCAGATGACCACCGTGTTACGGGCTGATCCGGCTACGTTAGTGTACACCCAGGTGATGGACAACCTGCGAAACGGCAACGATTTCTATGTGGGAGCAACCTACGCTAAGAACGTAACGAAAAGCTGGCAGACGAATACCACGCTGATGGGCATGGGCAATTACACCAGTAGCCCCGTTAACGAACTGAACCGCTACCAATCAACCGGCCTGTGGGTGATGGCTACGTCCTCGAACATTATCTCCCTGCCCCGCGACTGGAAATACGAACTAACGGCACACTACATGTCGCCCGCCCGGTCGGGACTGTTCACCCAGAAAGGATTTGGGGGCGTATCGATGAGCGTAACGAAATCCCTGCTGGCTAAACAGGCGAACCTGCGGATCGACGTAAGCGATGTGTTCCGGACCATGACTAGCCGACTGGAGTCTGCCTACGGGCAGGTGAACTTCACCATGCGGAGTTACAATGACAGCCAACGCGTTAAAGTATCGTTCAGCTATAACTTTGGTAAGAAGACCGTCAAAGCGGCCCGGCAAGGGACGTTAGGCAACGACGATGAGAAGAGCCGGATGCGTTAG
- a CDS encoding LytR/AlgR family response regulator transcription factor: MTGSLRCAIIEDEPLAQQLLEKYVRRVPSLDLVATFDDAITAFEQLPGLQPEVIFLDINMPEMTGLEFLQAYPLPHPLVVMTTANPHHALEGFELGVVDYLLKPIAFDRFLKAIGRVKERMPKTAPAPPPAAYHPLSDEARTRSNAGPVAIDSPTADFIYLKTDKKLEQIHLHELVYAEALGDYIKVFLPDRFVVTHLTMNKLAETLPLDRFLRINRSFIIQLRHVKVLEGNSVLLSTGDNLVIGPSYRDAVKERIRREQIG; the protein is encoded by the coding sequence ATGACCGGTTCACTGCGCTGCGCTATTATCGAAGATGAGCCATTAGCTCAACAGCTACTCGAGAAATACGTCCGGCGTGTCCCCTCGCTTGATCTGGTGGCGACCTTCGATGATGCCATCACTGCGTTCGAGCAACTGCCCGGCCTACAGCCCGAGGTTATTTTTCTGGATATCAACATGCCCGAGATGACGGGGCTGGAGTTCTTACAGGCTTACCCTTTGCCCCATCCCCTCGTGGTGATGACAACGGCTAATCCTCATCATGCCCTGGAAGGGTTTGAGCTGGGCGTCGTTGATTACCTGCTCAAGCCCATTGCCTTCGACCGCTTTCTCAAAGCCATCGGTCGGGTCAAGGAGCGGATGCCCAAAACGGCTCCGGCTCCGCCCCCCGCAGCCTACCATCCGTTGTCGGATGAAGCCAGAACACGTTCTAACGCTGGGCCGGTAGCCATTGACTCGCCGACAGCCGACTTCATCTACCTAAAAACCGATAAGAAACTCGAACAGATTCACCTCCATGAGCTGGTCTACGCCGAAGCGTTAGGCGACTATATCAAGGTATTTCTGCCGGATCGGTTCGTGGTGACGCATCTGACGATGAATAAACTGGCCGAAACCCTGCCCCTGGACCGCTTTCTGCGAATCAACCGGTCGTTCATCATCCAGCTCCGCCATGTAAAAGTCCTGGAGGGTAACTCGGTGCTGTTGTCGACCGGTGACAATCTGGTCATTGGACCCAGCTACCGCGATGCCGTTAAAGAGCGCATCCGGCGGGAACAGATCGGCTAA
- a CDS encoding cupin domain-containing protein yields MKLLVSTMALVIALTTQALAQDGVIFPKGEKAMTDHQVGTIWLNELSPADSTFNYSIAMATFAPGARLHWHAHPDGQVLLYTDGVGYYQERGKPLRTVRKGEVVKCQPGVEHWHGATPTSGVTYIATTSTRKGRTIWFKRVTDEEYGGGK; encoded by the coding sequence ATGAAATTGCTCGTATCCACTATGGCTTTGGTCATTGCCCTCACTACTCAGGCCTTAGCCCAAGATGGGGTCATTTTCCCCAAAGGCGAAAAGGCGATGACCGATCACCAGGTCGGAACCATCTGGCTCAACGAACTAAGCCCCGCCGATAGCACCTTCAACTACTCGATCGCGATGGCTACGTTTGCGCCGGGAGCCCGTTTGCACTGGCATGCGCACCCGGACGGCCAGGTTCTGCTCTACACCGATGGGGTGGGTTACTACCAGGAACGGGGTAAGCCGCTACGAACGGTTCGTAAAGGCGAAGTGGTCAAATGCCAACCCGGGGTGGAGCATTGGCACGGGGCCACCCCCACCAGTGGGGTCACCTACATCGCAACGACATCGACCCGCAAGGGCCGAACCATCTGGTTTAAACGGGTAACCGATGAGGAGTATGGTGGCGGAAAATAG
- a CDS encoding IS1-like element transposase — translation MVLEAVSCKHCGQTQHVKRYGTTRAGTQRYRCFDCGRTFVQTYTHKARDPSVKEQITQMVLNGAGIRDTARILGVNRNTVSAQFKKK, via the coding sequence ATGGTCTTAGAAGCAGTTTCCTGTAAGCATTGTGGGCAAACCCAACACGTCAAACGCTATGGTACTACCCGTGCAGGCACCCAACGCTACCGATGCTTTGACTGCGGTCGAACTTTTGTCCAAACCTACACCCATAAGGCCCGGGATCCCTCGGTCAAAGAGCAGATCACTCAGATGGTCCTCAACGGAGCAGGCATACGCGATACCGCCCGTATCCTAGGCGTCAATCGAAACACCGTCAGCGCTCAGTTTAAAAAAAAGTAG
- a CDS encoding IS1 family transposase gives MGKKKQPRWLWWVEDAVTGEIIAFVFGRRTNQTFRHLLHLLEEAKIEVIRWITDSWWAYFDCLDQRLRLVRKASLQGLERKHLTLRTRLKRLTRRTICYSKSIVVHDTAIGLFINQFFFADQRN, from the coding sequence GTGGGTAAGAAGAAACAGCCCCGCTGGCTGTGGTGGGTCGAGGATGCGGTGACAGGCGAGATCATTGCCTTTGTTTTTGGCCGCCGTACCAACCAAACATTTCGTCACTTATTACATCTATTGGAGGAGGCCAAAATTGAGGTAATCAGATGGATAACGGACTCCTGGTGGGCTTACTTTGATTGCTTAGATCAACGCTTACGCTTAGTTCGAAAAGCCTCTTTACAAGGTCTTGAACGGAAGCATTTAACCCTCCGAACGCGCTTAAAACGGTTAACACGCAGAACCATTTGCTATTCGAAATCAATCGTGGTTCACGACACAGCAATTGGTCTGTTTATCAATCAATTTTTCTTTGCCGATCAACGCAATTAA
- a CDS encoding type I restriction-modification system subunit M, with protein sequence MPKLDLQTLESWLWDSANILRGSIDSSDFKNYIFGLLFLKRANDVFDEEVEAIMAREEDYSREEAEDATYFKMPTEARWGEVKKATENIGVVLDKAFAAIEENNKDLKLEGVMTATKFGDKEKLNDDTLQRLLRHFNQHSLRNADLYTPDLLGDAYEYLIKQFADDAGKKGGEFYTPRGVVKLIVGLIKPQPGNEIFDPTCGSGGMLIESARYIAEHGGKVDGPNNLINVSLFGQEKNIGTWAIAKLNMLLHNFDSADLRKGDTLVNPQHKSSDTELRLFDRVIANPPFSQDRWWTPAEINLPKKLDKDGKEKEVTPNYATAVVDNFGRLHYGTPPRGYADMAFLQHMLAVLRQNVRIGVVLPHGTLFRGGAEGSIREKLLEDDLVEGIVGLPSALFYNTGIPAAIWVLTKSKPASLRKRVRIIDASQEFKEGKNQNELEDRHVQHILAAYDAGLDIDKFMKVVDVADIKANDYNLNISRYIDRSVAAEVIELAAAHAALRELEAKEALIDAKLESLLEEIGL encoded by the coding sequence ATGCCCAAATTAGATCTGCAAACCCTCGAATCCTGGCTCTGGGATTCGGCCAATATCCTGCGGGGCAGCATTGATAGCTCCGATTTTAAAAATTACATCTTCGGGCTGCTCTTCCTCAAACGAGCCAATGACGTGTTCGATGAGGAAGTCGAAGCCATCATGGCGCGTGAAGAAGATTATTCCCGCGAGGAAGCCGAAGATGCTACGTACTTCAAAATGCCCACCGAAGCCCGTTGGGGTGAAGTGAAAAAGGCGACCGAGAACATCGGGGTGGTGCTCGATAAAGCGTTTGCCGCCATCGAAGAAAATAATAAAGACCTGAAGCTGGAGGGCGTGATGACAGCTACCAAATTTGGGGATAAGGAAAAACTGAACGACGACACGCTACAACGGCTGCTCCGTCATTTCAACCAGCATTCGTTACGTAACGCTGACCTATATACGCCTGACTTGCTCGGTGATGCCTACGAATACCTCATCAAGCAGTTTGCCGATGACGCCGGGAAGAAAGGGGGTGAATTCTATACGCCCCGTGGCGTGGTGAAACTGATTGTGGGCCTGATTAAGCCGCAACCGGGCAACGAAATTTTTGACCCCACCTGCGGGTCTGGTGGGATGCTCATCGAATCGGCGCGGTACATAGCGGAGCATGGCGGTAAGGTTGATGGACCAAACAACCTCATCAACGTATCGCTGTTTGGGCAGGAGAAGAACATAGGCACTTGGGCCATTGCCAAGCTCAATATGCTGCTGCACAACTTCGACAGTGCCGACCTGAGAAAGGGCGATACGTTGGTGAATCCGCAACACAAAAGCTCCGATACCGAACTACGTCTGTTTGATCGGGTTATCGCCAATCCGCCCTTCTCGCAGGACCGCTGGTGGACGCCCGCCGAAATAAACCTGCCCAAAAAGCTGGACAAAGACGGTAAGGAAAAGGAAGTTACACCCAACTACGCCACCGCCGTGGTCGATAACTTTGGCCGACTGCATTACGGTACGCCCCCCAGAGGCTACGCCGATATGGCGTTTTTGCAGCACATGCTGGCGGTATTGCGGCAGAATGTGCGCATAGGCGTGGTGCTGCCCCACGGTACGTTGTTTCGGGGTGGTGCGGAAGGAAGCATTCGCGAGAAACTGCTGGAAGATGACCTCGTGGAAGGGATTGTGGGTCTGCCCTCGGCCCTGTTCTACAACACGGGCATCCCGGCGGCCATTTGGGTGCTGACCAAATCCAAACCGGCCAGCCTCAGGAAGCGGGTACGGATCATCGACGCCAGCCAGGAGTTTAAGGAAGGCAAAAACCAGAACGAACTGGAAGACCGGCATGTACAGCATATTCTGGCGGCCTACGACGCGGGGCTGGACATCGACAAGTTTATGAAGGTGGTGGACGTAGCCGACATCAAAGCCAACGACTACAACCTGAACATCTCGCGCTACATTGACCGGAGCGTAGCCGCCGAAGTGATTGAATTAGCTGCCGCTCATGCGGCCCTGCGCGAACTGGAAGCCAAAGAAGCCCTCATTGACGCCAAATTAGAAAGTCTGCTGGAGGAGATTGGATTATGA